A genomic segment from Flavobacterium inviolabile encodes:
- a CDS encoding winged helix-turn-helix transcriptional regulator, translating to MYERKIIPNLNCGLDLIGEVLYGRWKIRLLWFINEGYLRPSELQRKIPDASRRVLNMQLKELEEHELIVKEIYPVVPPKVEYRLTAFGATLIPVISVLGQWGDQNEERLRTVILKRLEDIRNLKS from the coding sequence ATGTACGAAAGAAAAATTATTCCGAACCTGAACTGCGGCCTGGACCTGATTGGAGAAGTCCTGTACGGCCGGTGGAAAATCCGTTTGCTCTGGTTTATCAATGAAGGATACCTGCGGCCCAGCGAACTGCAACGCAAAATTCCCGATGCCTCCAGAAGGGTTTTGAATATGCAGCTTAAGGAACTGGAAGAACATGAATTGATTGTCAAGGAAATTTATCCCGTTGTACCACCCAAGGTCGAATACCGCTTAACCGCATTTGGTGCAACCTTAATCCCTGTTATTTCCGTTTTAGGGCAATGGGGCGATCAAAATGAGGAGCGCTTAAGAACCGTGATCCTGAAAAGACTTGAAGACATCCGAAATTTAAAATCCTAA
- a CDS encoding DUF6597 domain-containing transcriptional factor — translation MLHQEFEPPEELRDIIKCFWYTQIDFGGLQSDFEVMPDGYAEIIFHFGSPCSISSEGNLQPLPSPFIMGLLNQPVILNTKDRLEIIGIRCFPWTVFDLLGLPSGNTAVYLFEHPVARLQSELHPFIDAGRIDEAVTRVKQYFLEARPQVTANNLLSKAGVAMRSANGMLPVSEVAAAAHATVRTLERKFKQSSGYTVKDVSGLMRFEQVRNHLWLYPDSNLAGLAHEFGYTDQSHLSREFKRYSGTTPAAFARKAKKGNRL, via the coding sequence ATGCTGCACCAGGAATTTGAACCACCGGAGGAACTGCGGGATATCATAAAATGTTTTTGGTATACCCAAATAGACTTTGGCGGACTGCAATCAGATTTTGAGGTAATGCCCGATGGCTATGCCGAAATAATTTTTCATTTCGGAAGTCCCTGCAGCATTTCTTCTGAGGGAAACCTGCAGCCGTTGCCATCACCGTTTATTATGGGGCTGCTCAATCAGCCGGTTATTCTAAACACAAAAGACCGCCTGGAAATCATTGGTATCCGTTGTTTTCCCTGGACAGTGTTTGACTTACTCGGACTGCCGTCCGGTAACACAGCAGTGTACCTGTTTGAACATCCAGTCGCCCGGCTTCAGTCGGAATTACATCCGTTTATCGATGCCGGCAGGATTGATGAAGCGGTGACCCGGGTAAAACAGTATTTTTTGGAGGCACGGCCGCAGGTTACTGCCAACAATCTACTATCCAAAGCAGGAGTGGCGATGAGAAGTGCCAACGGGATGCTGCCGGTTAGCGAGGTAGCGGCAGCGGCTCATGCAACGGTTCGTACGCTGGAAAGGAAATTCAAACAATCGTCCGGATATACGGTTAAAGACGTGTCCGGTTTGATGCGTTTTGAACAGGTGCGAAACCACTTATGGCTTTATCCGGATTCGAATCTTGCCGGTTTGGCACACGAGTTCGGTTATACGGATCAATCCCATCTCAGCCGGGAATTCAAGCGCTACAGCGGTACGACGCCGGCGGCATTTGCCCGCAAAGCAAAAAAGGGAAACCGCCTGTAA
- a CDS encoding alpha/beta hydrolase, which translates to MKVASLSKIKILTCLLVLSGILGNVTTALAQSSKTIKNVVLVHGAFVDGSGYRGLYDILTKKGYNVTVVQNPLSSLAADADATTAALDRQDGPAILVGHSYGGSVITEAGDHPKVAALVYLAAFQLDKGESALDWAKTEPGSPKNGILPADEKGILYYDKAKFHEGFCADVPKELADFMYASQGRFAAAALAAKVTRAPWKTKPSYGIVATQDEAILPSIQRKMYQKAKAKITEIKGSHAVFISHPQEVADVIIKASKEIK; encoded by the coding sequence ATGAAAGTAGCATCCCTGTCAAAAATCAAGATCCTGACCTGCCTGTTAGTATTATCCGGTATTCTCGGAAATGTAACCACAGCCTTAGCACAATCGTCAAAAACAATTAAAAATGTAGTCCTGGTACACGGGGCATTTGTAGACGGTTCCGGCTACAGAGGTTTATACGATATCCTGACCAAAAAGGGCTATAACGTTACTGTAGTGCAAAACCCTTTAAGTTCCCTGGCAGCCGATGCAGATGCGACCACAGCAGCTTTGGACAGACAGGACGGTCCGGCAATTTTAGTGGGCCATTCATATGGCGGAAGCGTAATTACCGAAGCGGGCGATCATCCTAAAGTTGCGGCTTTGGTTTACCTTGCCGCTTTCCAGTTAGATAAAGGCGAATCGGCTTTGGATTGGGCCAAAACAGAACCCGGTTCTCCCAAAAACGGTATTTTACCAGCCGATGAAAAAGGAATACTGTATTATGACAAAGCCAAATTCCATGAAGGATTCTGTGCCGATGTTCCGAAAGAACTGGCAGACTTTATGTATGCTTCACAAGGCCGTTTTGCCGCCGCTGCATTAGCCGCAAAAGTGACCAGAGCCCCTTGGAAAACAAAACCTTCCTATGGTATCGTGGCTACTCAGGACGAAGCAATCCTGCCTTCCATTCAACGTAAAATGTATCAAAAGGCTAAGGCTAAAATAACCGAGATCAAAGGCAGTCACGCTGTGTTTATCTCACATCCGCAGGAAGTGGCCGACGTGATCATCAAAGCTTCAAAAGAAATAAAATAA
- a CDS encoding helix-turn-helix domain-containing protein, producing the protein MALSNYFESNYKMFGYVRIDDAVLHNINAGLYKMYIQVLYLPKGYKLTIDFNDYTTEEPTLFFVSNNQYIQILETGSEEAHFIYYNRDFYCIQIHDAEVACDGILFNNIYNMPMTRLSEGEAAMIDHVYTQLIDELTIKESSQEEMLRTYLKQLIIRATRIWKKQQLGRLNEEPAKEIDFFRDFSRLVEIHFKDKHTVADYADLLGLAPKTISARFNRLDLAAPNDIIKDRIILEAKRLLCYSPYSVKEIAYKLGYEDPAYFNRLFLNKTGDTPSNFKKKYLSGKNIQL; encoded by the coding sequence ATGGCGCTTTCCAACTACTTTGAATCCAATTATAAAATGTTCGGCTATGTCAGAATAGATGACGCTGTGCTGCACAATATCAATGCCGGTCTGTATAAAATGTACATACAGGTATTGTATCTTCCTAAAGGTTATAAACTGACCATTGATTTTAACGACTATACCACGGAAGAGCCCACTTTGTTTTTTGTGAGCAACAACCAATACATTCAAATACTGGAAACCGGCAGCGAGGAAGCACACTTTATTTACTATAACCGTGATTTTTACTGCATACAGATCCATGATGCCGAAGTGGCCTGCGACGGAATACTGTTCAACAACATCTATAACATGCCAATGACCCGCTTATCGGAAGGAGAAGCGGCTATGATTGATCATGTCTATACGCAACTGATAGACGAGCTTACCATAAAGGAATCGTCGCAGGAAGAAATGCTCAGAACCTATCTGAAACAGCTCATCATCAGAGCCACCAGGATATGGAAAAAACAGCAGCTTGGCAGACTAAATGAGGAACCCGCCAAAGAAATCGATTTTTTCAGGGACTTTAGCCGCCTGGTGGAAATACATTTTAAAGACAAACATACCGTGGCAGATTATGCCGATCTTTTAGGCCTGGCTCCCAAAACAATCTCCGCCCGTTTTAACCGCCTGGATCTGGCAGCCCCGAATGATATTATTAAGGACCGGATCATACTGGAAGCAAAACGACTGTTGTGTTATTCTCCATATAGCGTAAAGGAAATCGCGTACAAACTGGGTTATGAAGATCCGGCATATTTTAACCGCCTGTTTTTGAACAAAACGGGTGACACACCTTCCAATTTTAAGAAAAAATACCTTTCAGGGAAAAATATACAATTATAA
- a CDS encoding sulfite exporter TauE/SafE family protein — translation MTILTFTLILLVGAYLAGLLGSLTGLGGGVVVIPLLTLGFGVDIRYAIGAALLASIATSSGSASAYVKEGITNIRLGMFLEIATTIGAVIGALIAVYTPTNTIAILFGIVLIFSAVMTLRKKNQVALTEGSRLSYALKLNSTYPTSQGEVAYKLKNVGAGFSIMTVAGVLSGLLGIGSGALKVLAMDTTMRIPFKVSTTTSNFMIGVTAAASAVVYLQRGYIDPGIAFPVIIGVLGGAFTGSKLLTRMDPKVLRIIFCIAITFVAIEMIYNGYQHQF, via the coding sequence ATGACCATACTTACCTTTACCCTTATCCTGTTAGTAGGTGCTTATCTGGCGGGTTTATTAGGTTCGCTGACCGGTTTGGGCGGCGGCGTTGTTGTCATTCCGCTGCTAACCCTTGGTTTTGGCGTTGACATCCGTTATGCCATCGGTGCTGCTTTACTGGCATCAATAGCAACCTCTTCCGGTTCGGCCAGTGCCTATGTAAAAGAAGGAATCACCAATATCCGCCTGGGCATGTTCCTGGAAATAGCCACGACCATCGGAGCCGTGATTGGTGCCCTCATTGCGGTTTATACGCCTACCAATACCATTGCAATACTGTTTGGTATTGTCCTTATTTTTTCGGCAGTAATGACCTTACGGAAGAAAAACCAGGTGGCTTTAACCGAAGGCAGCAGGCTTTCCTATGCCTTAAAGCTAAACAGCACCTATCCTACCAGTCAGGGTGAAGTGGCCTATAAATTAAAAAATGTAGGTGCCGGTTTCTCTATTATGACAGTGGCCGGTGTGCTATCCGGTTTGTTGGGAATCGGTTCCGGAGCCTTAAAGGTGCTGGCAATGGATACCACCATGCGCATTCCTTTTAAGGTGAGTACCACCACCAGTAACTTTATGATCGGGGTTACCGCTGCCGCCAGTGCAGTGGTTTACCTCCAAAGAGGCTATATCGATCCGGGCATTGCTTTCCCGGTAATTATAGGTGTTTTAGGCGGTGCTTTTACCGGCTCAAAATTATTGACCCGAATGGATCCTAAAGTGCTGCGCATCATTTTCTGTATCGCCATTACTTTTGTGGCCATTGAAATGATTTACAACGGTTACCAACATCAATTCTAA
- a CDS encoding nuclear transport factor 2 family protein, which produces MNLPDSIAALIAAQDNYDAAAYAACFTETAVIIDEGNTYNGRSEIAQWIAKANEDYKTVMTPLKYTESGTFGVLTAEISGTFAGSPIILKYYFEQAAGLIQSLKITG; this is translated from the coding sequence ATGAATTTACCCGATAGTATAGCGGCATTAATAGCTGCACAGGACAATTATGACGCGGCTGCTTATGCCGCCTGTTTTACCGAAACGGCCGTCATTATTGATGAAGGCAATACCTACAATGGGCGAAGTGAAATTGCCCAATGGATTGCGAAAGCAAACGAAGATTATAAAACCGTAATGACACCGCTTAAATATACCGAAAGCGGTACTTTTGGTGTGCTGACAGCCGAAATTTCAGGCACATTTGCCGGCAGCCCTATAATTTTAAAGTATTATTTTGAACAAGCTGCCGGGCTTATTCAGTCGTTGAAAATAACTGGTTAG
- a CDS encoding SDR family NAD(P)-dependent oxidoreductase, with amino-acid sequence MEQNNYQGALQKPTGSGFNAASTAQDVIKGIDLTGKTAIITGGHTGIGLETTKTLVAAGATVIVLVRDVEKAKKNLQSITNIELETIDLMEPESIEAFAQKFLATGRPIHLLINNAGIMWVPLRRNSLGIESQLATNYLGQFHLTARLWPLLKKANGARVLNVSSFGHQMAPFDFEDPNFERREYQTLSGYGQSKTACNLFALELDNRGKAFNIRAYALHPGSVYGTDLGREEPIELFKQLGTHDAEGNIKPEVAARLKTIPQGAATTVWCATSAALNHIGGVYCEDSDIAELDTGQIEHRYDEPSTIYGVQLYSLDENHAKQLWTLSEKLTGISFKTN; translated from the coding sequence ATGGAACAAAACAATTATCAGGGAGCATTACAGAAACCTACAGGTTCTGGATTTAATGCGGCATCCACTGCACAGGATGTCATTAAAGGAATCGATCTTACCGGAAAAACAGCCATCATTACCGGCGGCCATACGGGTATCGGATTAGAAACAACCAAAACACTTGTAGCCGCTGGCGCTACGGTTATCGTGCTGGTAAGAGATGTGGAAAAGGCTAAAAAGAACCTTCAGAGCATTACGAATATCGAACTGGAAACCATCGATTTAATGGAACCCGAATCCATTGAAGCTTTTGCCCAAAAATTCCTGGCAACCGGAAGACCAATTCATTTACTGATCAACAATGCCGGTATTATGTGGGTGCCTTTACGCCGCAACAGCCTTGGCATCGAATCCCAGCTGGCTACGAATTATCTGGGTCAGTTCCACCTGACGGCCAGGTTATGGCCGCTGCTAAAAAAAGCCAACGGCGCAAGAGTACTGAATGTTTCGTCCTTTGGCCACCAAATGGCACCATTTGACTTTGAAGACCCTAATTTTGAACGTCGGGAATACCAGACCTTATCAGGCTACGGACAATCAAAAACAGCTTGTAACCTGTTTGCTTTAGAATTGGACAACAGAGGTAAAGCCTTTAATATACGGGCTTATGCACTGCATCCGGGTTCGGTATATGGTACCGATCTGGGCAGGGAAGAACCGATCGAACTATTCAAGCAACTGGGTACGCATGATGCTGAAGGCAACATCAAACCGGAAGTTGCTGCCCGGTTAAAAACCATTCCACAAGGTGCCGCTACCACCGTTTGGTGCGCTACAAGTGCAGCCCTAAACCATATTGGCGGTGTTTACTGTGAAGATTCGGATATTGCCGAACTGGATACAGGACAAATCGAGCACCGTTATGATGAGCCGTCCACCATATACGGAGTACAGCTGTATTCACTGGATGAAAACCATGCAAAACAGCTTTGGACATTAAGCGAAAAACTAACCGGTATATCGTTTAAAACCAATTAA
- a CDS encoding helix-turn-helix domain-containing protein produces MEYQAKYITPDIKLSCYEDKLFKSELLFDYHMLVWFISGETRIIQADKTYCFGAGDIFLIPRNCLATVINYPKHGLPHKTVVMHLATERLQEFYSGIAVKQQSSTSQKIFHFKDHPLLESCLASLIPYFDMEGVFPEHLARLKITEALSILREIDTDVDQVLANFGEPGKMDLMTFMERNFMFNMSLEKFAYLTGRSLATFNRDFRKLFHATPQRWLLQKRLELAHYYLAEKHKKTTEIYLEVGFEDISHFSYAFKKHFGYTPTMLPAKG; encoded by the coding sequence ATGGAATACCAGGCAAAATACATCACTCCGGACATCAAACTCTCCTGTTATGAGGATAAGCTTTTTAAATCCGAACTGCTTTTCGATTACCACATGCTCGTCTGGTTTATTTCCGGCGAAACAAGGATCATACAGGCCGACAAGACCTATTGTTTCGGTGCCGGTGATATTTTCCTGATTCCGCGAAACTGCCTGGCTACGGTGATCAATTACCCCAAGCACGGATTACCACATAAAACAGTGGTGATGCACCTGGCTACAGAAAGGCTGCAAGAATTCTACTCCGGTATTGCCGTTAAACAGCAGAGCAGTACATCCCAAAAGATCTTTCATTTCAAAGACCATCCTTTACTGGAAAGCTGTCTGGCTTCCTTAATTCCTTATTTTGACATGGAAGGTGTTTTTCCCGAACATCTTGCCAGGCTGAAAATTACGGAGGCGCTGAGCATTTTGCGGGAAATCGATACGGATGTGGACCAGGTTCTGGCAAATTTCGGAGAACCCGGAAAAATGGATCTGATGACGTTTATGGAACGTAATTTTATGTTCAACATGTCTTTAGAAAAATTTGCCTACCTCACCGGAAGAAGCCTGGCAACCTTCAACAGGGATTTCCGGAAATTGTTTCACGCCACTCCACAGCGCTGGCTGCTACAAAAGCGGCTGGAACTGGCACATTATTACCTTGCCGAAAAGCACAAAAAAACCACCGAAATTTACCTGGAAGTGGGTTTTGAAGATATCTCGCATTTTTCCTATGCGTTTAAAAAACATTTCGGCTACACTCCCACCATGCTGCCGGCAAAAGGGTAA
- a CDS encoding SDR family oxidoreductase has product MEQEFNFNNELSGKIALVTGGTKGAGKAIADRLLKAGATVIITARNAPEKEDGRLHFIAADLSKPEGTQAVVTGVLSQFGRLDILINNLGGSETPGGGFAALTDNDWEATIQTNLLAPVRLDRGILPQMIARGSGVIIHIASIQGRLPLFDATLPYAAAKAGLINYSKSLSNEVSSKGVRVLTVSPGWIMTTAATRMMERIAESSNSTVGQATQSVMDALGGIPIGRPAQPEEIAELVGFLVSPRAHYLTGTEYVIDGGTIPTI; this is encoded by the coding sequence ATGGAACAGGAATTTAATTTTAATAATGAATTGTCGGGCAAGATCGCATTGGTTACCGGCGGAACAAAAGGAGCCGGAAAAGCGATTGCCGACCGATTACTGAAAGCCGGGGCAACCGTTATTATCACAGCGCGGAATGCTCCTGAAAAGGAAGACGGACGGCTGCACTTTATCGCTGCCGACCTGAGCAAGCCCGAAGGAACGCAGGCTGTAGTGACTGGGGTACTGTCGCAGTTTGGGCGGCTTGATATTCTGATTAACAATCTGGGCGGTTCGGAAACACCCGGAGGCGGTTTTGCCGCACTTACCGATAATGACTGGGAGGCAACGATCCAGACGAATTTACTGGCGCCTGTTCGTTTAGACAGGGGAATATTACCGCAGATGATTGCCAGAGGAAGCGGCGTGATCATTCATATTGCTTCGATACAGGGAAGGCTGCCGTTATTTGATGCTACCTTACCGTATGCGGCAGCTAAAGCCGGACTGATCAATTACAGCAAAAGCCTGTCCAATGAAGTGTCGTCCAAAGGGGTTCGTGTGCTGACCGTTTCCCCGGGCTGGATCATGACCACAGCGGCAACAAGAATGATGGAACGGATAGCCGAAAGTTCGAACAGTACAGTCGGGCAGGCAACGCAAAGCGTTATGGATGCTTTGGGCGGTATCCCGATTGGCAGACCGGCACAACCGGAAGAAATTGCAGAGTTAGTGGGCTTTTTAGTATCGCCGAGAGCACACTATTTAACAGGAACCGAGTATGTGATTGACGGAGGAACGATCCCTACCATTTAA
- a CDS encoding FadR/GntR family transcriptional regulator — MKLYTKIVNQIKEDIAGGKYKPGEKIPAEPELMQQYGVGRSTIREAIKTLAISGILKVQQGSGTTVNSDYRELNMEQRLQHADFDEINAVRRLLEEEIIKLASVNHTKEQLEAIEKCLERRKAAILAENPQECADADIDFHMAIAFASGNKVLAELYYGFTVVLRNFFNARETNGTSKFAINHYLHEQLLDAIKKKKANTALQVLRKILERNY, encoded by the coding sequence ATGAAACTGTATACCAAAATAGTCAACCAGATCAAGGAAGATATTGCCGGCGGAAAGTATAAACCCGGCGAAAAAATTCCTGCAGAACCGGAACTGATGCAGCAATACGGCGTTGGAAGATCAACCATACGGGAAGCTATCAAAACACTGGCGATTTCCGGTATACTGAAAGTTCAGCAGGGTTCCGGCACTACCGTTAACAGCGACTACAGGGAACTAAACATGGAGCAGCGCCTTCAGCATGCCGATTTTGATGAAATTAACGCCGTCCGGAGGCTACTTGAAGAAGAGATCATAAAACTGGCAAGTGTTAACCATACTAAAGAACAGCTCGAAGCAATCGAAAAATGTTTAGAGCGGCGTAAAGCAGCCATACTTGCCGAAAATCCACAGGAATGTGCCGATGCCGATATTGATTTCCACATGGCCATTGCTTTTGCTTCCGGAAATAAGGTTTTGGCCGAACTATACTATGGTTTTACGGTAGTACTGCGCAATTTCTTTAATGCCCGTGAAACTAACGGCACCAGTAAATTTGCGATAAACCATTACCTGCACGAACAATTACTGGACGCGATAAAAAAGAAAAAAGCCAATACCGCCTTACAGGTATTAAGGAAAATACTGGAGCGCAATTACTAA
- a CDS encoding methyltransferase domain-containing protein, with product MPWNPELYDQFKDVRYRPFYDLAALITPEESFQAIDLGCGTGEQTAILTQKFPGAHFTGVDASPEMLAKSKAFENERLQFQLATTEAITGSGQKWDLIFSNAALQWSPDHETLFPKMLSLLHPGGQFAVQMPVQKENVLNKILFELIEEQPFATYLNGYKRDSPVLSLDSYAQLLFDNGMKDIQLFQKVYPIIAADHDTLYNFISGTSLVPYMERLDKEQQEYFIEAFKERIARNFPKLPAIYAFKRILMYGIKR from the coding sequence ATGCCCTGGAATCCCGAATTATACGACCAGTTTAAAGACGTCCGTTACCGTCCTTTTTATGATTTAGCCGCCTTGATTACACCTGAAGAATCGTTTCAGGCAATCGATCTAGGCTGCGGTACAGGAGAGCAGACAGCCATATTGACCCAAAAATTTCCCGGAGCCCATTTTACCGGTGTGGATGCCTCACCGGAAATGTTAGCCAAATCCAAAGCTTTTGAAAACGAACGTTTGCAGTTCCAACTGGCAACAACCGAAGCCATTACCGGTTCCGGCCAGAAATGGGATCTGATTTTCAGCAATGCCGCTTTGCAATGGTCGCCCGATCATGAAACCTTATTCCCGAAAATGCTCTCGCTGTTGCATCCCGGCGGACAATTTGCCGTGCAGATGCCGGTTCAGAAAGAGAACGTGCTGAATAAAATTTTATTTGAACTCATCGAAGAGCAGCCTTTTGCAACTTACCTCAACGGTTATAAAAGAGATTCTCCGGTATTGTCTTTAGACAGCTATGCACAGCTTTTGTTTGATAATGGTATGAAAGACATCCAGCTGTTTCAGAAAGTATACCCCATCATTGCCGCTGATCACGACACGCTGTACAACTTTATCTCCGGAACATCGCTGGTTCCTTATATGGAACGTCTGGACAAGGAACAGCAGGAATATTTTATAGAAGCTTTTAAAGAAAGGATAGCCCGGAATTTCCCTAAACTGCCTGCAATATATGCGTTTAAACGAATCCTGATGTATGGCATCAAAAGATAA
- a CDS encoding DUF1634 domain-containing protein translates to MKKLLSKNLWNDTDVEQLVGQLLRYGVITACILALIGGIAYLTEHGSNPVPQYGIFTGEGAEYTTFKGILNGVLTLNPNEIIQFGVLALIATPILRVLFSLFAFILEKDKLYIGITLIVLCILMTSIFGGLKV, encoded by the coding sequence ATGAAAAAGCTACTTTCAAAAAATTTGTGGAACGACACCGATGTAGAACAATTGGTTGGTCAGTTATTGCGCTATGGCGTGATCACCGCCTGTATTTTAGCGCTTATCGGCGGTATTGCCTATTTAACGGAACACGGCAGCAACCCGGTTCCGCAGTATGGTATTTTCACCGGTGAAGGTGCAGAATACACCACTTTTAAAGGTATTTTAAACGGTGTTTTAACCTTAAATCCAAACGAGATCATACAGTTTGGCGTACTCGCATTGATTGCCACGCCTATTTTGCGGGTGTTGTTTTCCCTGTTCGCCTTTATACTGGAAAAAGACAAACTGTACATCGGTATCACCCTTATTGTTCTGTGCATCCTGATGACCAGTATTTTTGGCGGTCTGAAAGTTTAA
- a CDS encoding Na+/H+ antiporter, translating into MENYSVVIFIMAIMIALTAIADKIKLPYPILLITAGIGIGFIPSMPNIELSPKVVFLLFLPPLLYDAAFNISFKDFKTHINTIGTLSIGLVFLTTTGIAVTAHYLIDGMSWPLSFVLGAILSATDAVAAIGITKGLGLSHKSITILEGESLVNDASALVAYRFAVAAVTGSAFIWWKASLEFLVLMAGGLLVGIVLGKILTYILRLVHHDILVTISFIILMPFVTYLVAEEIGVSGVIAVVTIGLSISRISRKIFPENLKQQSRTIWDIIVFLLNGLIFILIGLEFPYVLKNIEEHQILPYIGYAFLITVVALGLRMARVFLQKINLQRAFQSKKRKIPEDALLDFSNSLIISWSGMRGIVSLAIAIGLPATLKDGTPFPLRHDIIFIAVVVVLFTLLGQGLTLPWVVKKLKQ; encoded by the coding sequence ATGGAAAACTACAGTGTGGTTATATTCATAATGGCTATTATGATTGCGCTTACCGCTATAGCCGATAAAATTAAACTACCTTACCCGATACTGCTAATAACAGCCGGAATCGGTATTGGCTTTATTCCTTCCATGCCCAATATTGAGCTTAGCCCCAAAGTAGTATTTCTGCTTTTCTTACCGCCTTTATTGTATGATGCCGCTTTTAATATCTCCTTTAAAGACTTTAAAACCCATATCAATACCATCGGAACCTTGTCTATCGGTTTGGTTTTCCTGACTACTACCGGTATCGCGGTCACTGCACATTATTTAATAGATGGTATGAGCTGGCCGTTATCTTTTGTATTGGGTGCCATACTGTCTGCTACAGATGCCGTTGCGGCCATTGGCATTACCAAAGGACTCGGGTTGTCCCATAAATCAATTACCATATTGGAAGGAGAAAGCCTGGTAAACGATGCCTCCGCTCTGGTTGCTTACCGGTTTGCCGTGGCTGCCGTTACCGGATCGGCCTTTATCTGGTGGAAAGCGTCCCTGGAATTTTTAGTACTCATGGCCGGTGGTTTGCTGGTAGGTATCGTCCTGGGGAAAATACTCACCTATATACTCCGGCTGGTGCATCACGATATTTTAGTGACGATCAGCTTTATCATTTTAATGCCTTTTGTCACTTACCTTGTTGCCGAAGAAATTGGTGTTTCCGGTGTTATTGCGGTAGTTACCATTGGTTTGAGCATTTCCCGCATCAGCCGGAAAATATTCCCGGAAAACCTGAAACAGCAATCCCGGACCATCTGGGATATTATTGTTTTCCTGCTCAACGGACTGATCTTTATCCTGATTGGCCTGGAATTTCCGTATGTCCTGAAAAACATAGAAGAGCACCAGATCCTTCCCTACATTGGTTATGCCTTTCTGATCACGGTTGTAGCCCTGGGACTGCGAATGGCAAGAGTGTTTTTACAGAAAATAAATCTACAGCGTGCATTTCAAAGTAAAAAGCGAAAAATACCCGAAGATGCTTTACTGGACTTTTCAAACAGTTTAATTATCAGCTGGTCCGGTATGCGGGGTATCGTATCGCTTGCCATAGCAATAGGTTTGCCGGCCACTCTAAAAGACGGTACGCCTTTCCCGTTACGCCACGATATTATATTTATTGCTGTGGTAGTGGTTCTTTTTACACTGCTGGGTCAAGGGCTCACATTACCCTGGGTTGTAAAAAAATTAAAACAGTAA